In a single window of the Olivibacter sp. SDN3 genome:
- a CDS encoding sugar phosphate nucleotidyltransferase, which translates to MKPTLLILAAGMASRYGSMKQIDAFGPNGETIIDYSIYDAIKAGFGKVSFIIREEFADAFKEIFEPKLKGKIETDYVFQGTDLRKYGIDKDVERAKPWGTAHAVLEAHAQVSEPFCVINADDFYGYEAFEKMAEFLTSEVADNKFSLMGYQVDKTLSDHGTVSRGVCEVDSHGNMTAVNERTQVYFKEVDGDKKVFYEEHGVETEIPKDTRVSMNFWGFTPAVFEESKKLFVDFVEANQHNPKAEFFIPLVADQLIKSDKATFKVIPTSEEWFGVTYKEDKPIVQQNISALVEKGVYPAKLF; encoded by the coding sequence ATGAAACCTACCTTACTGATTTTAGCAGCAGGAATGGCTAGCCGTTACGGAAGTATGAAACAAATTGACGCCTTTGGTCCAAATGGCGAAACCATCATAGATTATTCAATATATGACGCTATTAAAGCGGGGTTTGGTAAAGTTAGCTTCATTATCCGTGAAGAATTTGCCGATGCATTTAAAGAAATTTTCGAGCCAAAATTGAAAGGCAAGATTGAAACAGACTATGTATTCCAGGGAACAGATCTTAGGAAATATGGTATAGATAAAGATGTAGAGCGTGCTAAACCTTGGGGTACTGCACATGCTGTTTTAGAGGCGCATGCTCAGGTTAGTGAACCTTTCTGCGTGATTAATGCAGATGACTTTTACGGATATGAGGCTTTTGAGAAAATGGCTGAATTTTTAACATCGGAGGTCGCAGATAATAAGTTTTCTTTAATGGGGTATCAGGTAGACAAAACCTTGTCTGATCATGGAACAGTTTCCCGTGGAGTTTGCGAAGTTGACAGTCACGGCAATATGACCGCAGTAAACGAACGTACGCAGGTTTACTTTAAAGAAGTTGATGGCGATAAGAAGGTGTTTTATGAAGAGCATGGTGTAGAAACGGAAATACCTAAAGATACCCGTGTTTCTATGAATTTTTGGGGTTTTACACCTGCAGTTTTTGAAGAGAGTAAAAAACTCTTTGTTGATTTTGTTGAAGCCAATCAGCACAATCCCAAAGCTGAGTTTTTTATTCCTTTGGTAGCTGATCAGCTGATTAAATCGGACAAAGCTACTTTTAAAGTAATTCCGACGTCAGAGGAGTGGTTTGGTGTAACCTATAAAGAAGATAAACCTATCGTTCAGCAAAACATATCTGCTTTGGTAGAAAAGGGTGTTTATCCTGCAAAACTCTTCTAA
- a CDS encoding S9 family peptidase, with amino-acid sequence MNKILILATLLAAGAAKAQQPLTPELLWQLGMVSAETVTPDGQSVIYGVTYYDLKENKSERNLFKIPLSGGSAQQLTDNGGGESIVHIDKNNGNIIYLLKGQLWKLESGKTEPVQLSAFDGSLSNVSLSPDGEHILFSQEVSLQKVQSKDKYSDLDKSDAYIFDALNNRHWDTWFDGKFSHVFYASYHDGVIGEPIDIMSDEPHFTPQQPFGGAEDMIWSPDGKQIIYVCKKKFGTEYALSTNTDIYAYDLTSKQTTNLTDGMLGYDVSPSFNNNGKHLAWLSMAEDGYEADKNDIIVRDLHNDATHNLTKDWDETVSSYRWSSYGDKIWFTAPIAGTIQLFEISLGASLENTGKGQIKQLTNGDFDITDINGEHQGKLVLTRTDMNHAAELYILDLRSNKLQQLTTVNDALNASLAKSKVEKRVTKATDGKDLFSWIIYPPDFDPSKKYPTLLYCQGGPQSALSQFYSFRWNMQLIAAQGYIVVAPNRRGMPGHGVEWNKSISGDWGGQPIKDYLSAIDDVATESYVDKDRLGAVGASYGGYSVFMLAGVHENRFKTFIAHDGLFDMRSWYGTTEELFFANKELGGPYWGRNPAEGYNKFNPITYADQWDTPILIVQGGKDFRVGIEQGLGAFQLAQLKGIKSRLLYLPEENHWVLQPQNALVWQREFFTWLKETL; translated from the coding sequence ATGAACAAAATTTTGATATTGGCAACATTATTGGCCGCAGGGGCAGCCAAAGCTCAACAGCCACTTACTCCAGAATTATTATGGCAACTAGGCATGGTTTCTGCTGAAACGGTTACACCGGATGGACAGTCGGTTATTTATGGTGTGACCTATTACGATTTAAAAGAAAATAAAAGCGAACGTAATCTTTTTAAAATACCGCTAAGTGGCGGAAGTGCTCAGCAACTTACGGATAACGGAGGCGGTGAATCTATCGTACATATTGACAAAAACAATGGTAATATCATCTACCTGCTAAAGGGACAACTCTGGAAGCTTGAAAGTGGGAAAACTGAGCCTGTACAATTGTCAGCGTTTGATGGCAGCTTGAGTAATGTCAGCTTATCTCCAGATGGGGAACATATATTATTCTCACAAGAGGTATCCCTTCAAAAAGTTCAGAGTAAGGATAAGTACTCGGATCTCGACAAATCAGACGCATACATTTTCGACGCTCTTAATAACCGGCATTGGGACACCTGGTTCGACGGAAAGTTTTCACACGTTTTCTACGCTTCTTATCATGATGGCGTTATCGGCGAACCGATCGACATCATGTCTGATGAACCTCATTTCACACCGCAACAACCATTCGGAGGAGCAGAAGATATGATTTGGAGCCCCGATGGTAAACAGATCATCTATGTATGCAAGAAAAAATTTGGAACGGAATATGCCCTTAGTACGAATACAGATATATATGCTTACGATTTAACCAGCAAGCAAACGACCAATCTTACAGATGGGATGCTGGGCTACGATGTATCACCATCCTTTAATAACAATGGGAAACACCTAGCTTGGCTAAGCATGGCCGAAGATGGTTACGAAGCAGATAAAAATGATATCATTGTGCGCGATCTCCACAATGACGCGACCCATAACCTCACAAAAGACTGGGATGAAACGGTTTCCAGCTATCGATGGAGTAGTTACGGCGATAAAATATGGTTTACCGCCCCCATTGCCGGCACCATTCAGCTATTTGAAATCAGTTTAGGGGCATCACTGGAAAACACCGGAAAAGGTCAAATTAAACAGTTAACTAATGGTGACTTCGATATTACCGATATTAATGGCGAGCATCAGGGTAAATTAGTGCTTACCCGCACGGATATGAACCATGCTGCCGAGCTGTATATACTCGACCTTCGCTCGAATAAACTGCAACAATTAACTACTGTAAATGATGCTTTGAATGCTTCACTAGCAAAAAGCAAGGTTGAAAAAAGGGTTACGAAAGCTACCGATGGGAAAGATTTGTTCTCTTGGATAATATATCCACCAGACTTTGATCCAAGTAAAAAGTATCCGACGCTACTGTACTGCCAGGGAGGGCCACAATCTGCGCTATCTCAATTTTATTCATTCCGGTGGAACATGCAACTCATTGCTGCACAAGGTTATATTGTAGTAGCTCCTAACCGCAGAGGCATGCCAGGTCATGGTGTAGAGTGGAACAAATCGATCAGCGGAGACTGGGGAGGACAACCGATTAAGGACTACCTATCGGCTATAGATGATGTGGCAACAGAATCTTATGTAGACAAAGACAGACTGGGTGCTGTCGGCGCCAGTTATGGGGGCTATTCTGTTTTCATGTTAGCAGGAGTACACGAAAACCGCTTCAAAACCTTTATTGCACATGATGGTCTATTCGACATGCGGAGCTGGTACGGTACTACCGAAGAACTTTTCTTTGCTAATAAGGAATTAGGAGGACCCTATTGGGGGAGAAATCCCGCGGAAGGCTATAACAAATTTAATCCGATTACTTATGCTGATCAATGGGATACTCCGATCTTGATTGTTCAGGGAGGAAAAGATTTCAGAGTAGGTATTGAACAGGGATTAGGTGCTTTCCAGCTTGCACAATTAAAAGGAATAAAAAGCAGATTGCTCTATTTGCCAGAAGAGAATCACTGGGTTCTACAGCCGCAGAATGCGCTGGTTTGGCAGCGTGAGTTTTTCACTTGGCTAAAAGAAACACTTTAG
- the dnaK gene encoding molecular chaperone DnaK: MSKIIGIDLGTTNSCVAVMEGNEPVVIANNEGKRTTPSIIGFVDNGERKVGDPAKRQAITNPQNTVYSIKRFMGRTYDEVTTEASRVPYKVIKGDNNTPRVEIGDRKYTPQELSAMILQKMKKTAEDFLGQEVTEAVITVPAYFNDAERQATKEAGEIAGLNVKRIINEPTAAALAYGLDKAHKDMKIVVFDCGGGTHDVSVLELGDGVFEVKSTDGDTHLGGDDFDQVIIDWLVEEFKGENGGFDLSKDAMALQRLKEAAEKAKIELSSTSSTEINLPYITADATGPKHLVRNLSRAKFESLAGDLIKRTIDPCKSALKNAGLSTSDIDEIILVGGSTRIPAIQEAVKSFFGKEPSKGVNPDEVVALGAAIQGGVLTGEVKDVLLLDVTPLSLGIETMGGVMTKLIEANTTIPTKKSETFSTASDNQPSVEIHILQGERPMAAQNRTIGRFHLDGIPAAPRGVPQIEVTFDIDANGILHVSAKDKATGKEQKIRIEASSGLSDEEIKKMKADAEANADADKKAKEEVDKLNAADALIFSTEKQLKDYGDKIGADKKEPIESGLTKLKEAYTAKDFAAMETAQNELQAAWNAASEEMYKASQDAGAQTAPEGDASQESGNPTDEVTDVDFEEVKDDDKK, translated from the coding sequence ATGTCTAAAATTATTGGAATTGACTTAGGTACTACCAACTCTTGCGTTGCAGTAATGGAAGGTAATGAGCCGGTAGTTATAGCAAACAATGAAGGAAAGCGTACCACACCTTCAATTATAGGTTTTGTTGATAACGGCGAACGTAAAGTAGGAGACCCCGCAAAACGTCAGGCTATCACCAATCCTCAAAACACGGTTTACTCTATCAAGCGTTTTATGGGTAGAACGTACGATGAAGTAACAACCGAAGCTTCACGCGTTCCTTATAAGGTGATTAAGGGAGATAATAATACCCCACGTGTAGAGATCGGTGACCGCAAATATACGCCTCAAGAGCTTTCGGCGATGATCTTGCAAAAAATGAAGAAAACAGCTGAAGACTTTTTAGGACAAGAAGTAACAGAGGCTGTTATCACGGTACCAGCTTACTTTAACGATGCGGAGCGACAAGCCACCAAAGAAGCAGGTGAGATCGCGGGGCTGAATGTAAAACGTATTATTAATGAGCCAACGGCCGCGGCTTTAGCTTATGGCTTGGATAAAGCTCATAAAGATATGAAAATTGTCGTGTTCGACTGTGGTGGTGGTACACATGATGTTTCCGTGTTGGAATTGGGAGATGGTGTATTTGAAGTGAAGTCTACTGATGGCGATACACACTTAGGTGGAGATGACTTTGATCAAGTGATTATCGACTGGTTAGTTGAGGAGTTTAAAGGCGAAAATGGCGGTTTTGATTTAAGCAAAGATGCCATGGCTTTACAACGGTTAAAAGAGGCTGCTGAGAAAGCAAAAATAGAACTTTCTAGTACATCTTCTACAGAGATCAATTTGCCCTATATTACAGCAGATGCTACTGGACCAAAACACTTGGTGCGTAACTTAAGTAGAGCTAAATTTGAATCATTAGCGGGAGATTTAATAAAACGCACTATTGACCCTTGTAAATCAGCATTAAAGAATGCAGGACTGTCAACATCAGATATCGATGAAATTATTTTGGTTGGAGGATCAACCCGTATTCCTGCCATTCAGGAGGCTGTGAAGAGCTTTTTTGGAAAAGAACCATCAAAAGGTGTTAACCCTGATGAAGTAGTTGCTTTAGGAGCTGCTATCCAAGGAGGTGTGTTGACCGGTGAAGTGAAAGATGTACTTTTACTTGACGTAACTCCGCTATCATTGGGTATCGAAACCATGGGCGGTGTGATGACGAAACTCATCGAAGCAAATACTACGATCCCTACTAAAAAGTCTGAAACGTTCTCGACAGCTTCTGACAACCAGCCTTCGGTAGAGATCCATATATTACAGGGAGAGCGTCCGATGGCAGCACAGAACCGCACTATTGGCCGTTTCCACTTAGATGGTATCCCTGCCGCTCCTCGTGGTGTTCCACAAATTGAAGTAACCTTTGATATCGATGCAAACGGTATCTTACACGTTTCTGCAAAGGATAAAGCAACTGGTAAGGAGCAGAAAATTCGTATTGAAGCTTCTTCTGGCTTAAGTGATGAAGAAATCAAAAAGATGAAAGCAGATGCTGAAGCAAATGCAGATGCTGATAAGAAAGCAAAAGAAGAGGTAGATAAGTTGAATGCTGCCGATGCATTGATTTTCTCTACTGAAAAGCAATTGAAGGATTATGGTGATAAAATAGGAGCAGATAAAAAAGAGCCTATCGAAAGTGGTCTTACTAAATTGAAAGAAGCGTATACCGCAAAAGATTTTGCTGCCATGGAAACTGCTCAAAATGAATTGCAGGCTGCTTGGAATGCTGCGTCAGAGGAAATGTATAAGGCTTCTCAAGATGCGGGAGCTCAAACAGCACCTGAAGGGGATGCTTCTCAGGAGTCAGGTAACCCAACTGATGAAGTAACAGATGTTGACTTCGAGGAAGTTAAAGATGATGATAAAAAATAA
- a CDS encoding helicase HerA-like domain-containing protein → MAKQEQFISKIISSYQPKGDFIYLGAGLLNGEIIAAAEVNLALKMMNRHGLIAGATGTGKTRTLQLVAEQLSEAAVPVFMLDVKGDLSGLYEAGETNPALEERGEALGRPFKPADFPTELYSLTGKLGASMRVRLADFGAILLGRILDLNDTQTGVLSVLFKYAEDQSLAIITFEDLKKLLNHLTSEEGAQEIKDNYGKINTATSTTILRKIVALEQQGVGHIFGDPAFDIQDLFRMQEGKGVISLLNISDIQNQPLVFSAFLLSLLVQLFEQLPEVGDLEKPKLIFFFDEAHLLFNGASKAFLGRIEQVVRLIRSKGVGIFFCTQAATDIPDTVLGQLGNRIQHALRAFTPNDAEALRKTARTYPKSDFYTIEQVLTNLGTGQALVTVLNDKGVPTEVVATHLIPPRANMGPLDQATYDRLVQQSTIFAKYKEPINTSGAAAILAGKSKEEKIVEEVPKSTKKTSSTRQTPMEAMAKSASRTLGREGVKFLSKLGTAIIASLVGKKPKK, encoded by the coding sequence ATGGCTAAGCAAGAACAATTTATATCTAAGATAATATCCTCCTATCAACCGAAGGGGGATTTTATCTACTTGGGGGCAGGTTTGCTCAATGGCGAGATTATCGCTGCTGCTGAGGTAAACCTCGCTCTAAAGATGATGAATAGGCATGGGCTCATAGCAGGCGCTACCGGAACTGGTAAAACCCGTACCTTACAGCTTGTTGCTGAACAACTGTCGGAGGCCGCAGTCCCGGTTTTCATGCTGGATGTAAAAGGAGACTTGTCGGGCTTATACGAAGCTGGCGAAACTAATCCTGCTCTGGAGGAGCGGGGGGAGGCTTTAGGAAGGCCTTTTAAACCTGCTGACTTTCCTACAGAACTTTACTCTTTAACAGGGAAATTAGGGGCTTCCATGAGAGTAAGACTAGCCGATTTTGGCGCTATTTTATTGGGGCGTATATTAGACCTTAATGATACACAAACAGGTGTTCTTTCGGTACTTTTTAAATATGCTGAAGATCAGTCGTTAGCGATTATAACGTTTGAAGATCTAAAAAAGCTATTGAACCATCTTACTTCCGAAGAAGGGGCACAGGAGATAAAAGACAATTATGGGAAGATAAATACCGCTACTTCTACTACCATTTTAAGAAAGATAGTTGCTTTGGAGCAACAAGGTGTCGGGCATATTTTTGGCGATCCTGCTTTTGATATTCAAGATCTTTTCCGCATGCAGGAAGGCAAAGGCGTGATCAGCTTGTTGAATATTTCTGATATCCAAAACCAGCCTTTGGTATTTTCTGCCTTTTTATTGAGTTTACTTGTACAGTTGTTTGAACAGCTCCCAGAAGTTGGAGACCTCGAAAAGCCAAAGCTTATTTTCTTTTTCGACGAAGCCCATTTGCTTTTCAACGGAGCTTCAAAGGCTTTTCTGGGTAGAATAGAACAGGTCGTTCGGTTAATCCGGTCAAAGGGGGTCGGTATTTTTTTCTGCACGCAAGCTGCAACAGACATTCCAGATACTGTTTTGGGCCAATTGGGAAATCGCATACAGCATGCGTTGCGGGCGTTCACACCTAACGATGCGGAAGCTTTGCGAAAAACTGCCAGAACATACCCTAAATCGGACTTTTACACGATAGAACAAGTGTTAACAAACTTAGGCACCGGACAGGCTTTGGTCACGGTGCTGAACGACAAAGGAGTACCCACTGAAGTCGTTGCTACACATCTTATTCCTCCTAGGGCGAATATGGGGCCACTAGATCAAGCAACTTATGATCGCTTAGTTCAACAGTCCACAATTTTTGCCAAATATAAAGAACCTATCAATACTAGCGGTGCTGCAGCTATTTTAGCGGGGAAGTCAAAGGAGGAAAAAATAGTGGAAGAAGTACCAAAGTCTACTAAAAAGACATCCAGTACCAGACAAACTCCTATGGAGGCCATGGCAAAAAGCGCTTCCCGTACATTGGGACGGGAGGGAGTGAAATTTCTATCAAAGTTAGGCACAGCGATAATAGCTTCTTTGGTAGGGAAAAAACCAAAAAAATAA
- a CDS encoding S9 family peptidase, whose product MKKNLLYLLLGLFGSSLVKAQDNLTYQQPPASIQELLEAPNTPVARINKSGSQLLLLQSPDYPTLEQVAQPILGLAGLRLNPLNNSSAVSTTYTSLSIQDVKSTAGTTFTGMPKDPQIGNITWSPNEKYIAFSNATKDGVELWLADVARLQARKLVDNFLNDAYGQTLQWAPDGNSILAQFVPSARGEKPAENPIPTGPIVQENLGKTAPSRTYQNLLKNPYDEQLMDYHLTSQLYKVSLSGEMQLLGSPAIYRNVAYSPDGKYLLLQKVERPYSYLVPIYSFPFQTSICKANGEEVKVLAKSPLAENLPTGFDAVIDGPRNYAWRSDKPATLYWVEAQDGGDPGKNVAIRDIVYTLKAPFIAEPEKIMETGLRYSGLTWGNDNYAVLHERWLKDRSEKMTLINPDRKQTVKVIADRSSEDAYTDPGDFVKVDGKLNQPVLLFDKGREPIVFTIGTGASPEGDRPFLLKWNLISGAQDTLFKSKAPYYEEPMFFNNKGEVYISRESVEDAPNLFRIDLKSGNGMSLTSFPDPYPSLKGVTKQQLSYPRKDGIKLTATLYLPKGYTKEQGPLPVLMWAYPREFKSLAAAGQVKGSPYRFTRLAFRSPVYWVTRGYAILDQTDMPIVGEGEEEPNDTFVEQVQENARAVIDYVVDMGIADRKRIAVGGHSYGAFMTANLLAHTDLFAAGLARSGAYNRTLTPFGFQYEERTYWEAPEVYYQMSPFSFANKIKTPLLMTHGIDDENSGTFPIQSERLYNAIKGHGGTVRLVLLPKEFHGYRAKESIMHTFWEMDTWLEKYVKNRDN is encoded by the coding sequence ATGAAGAAAAATTTACTTTATTTATTGCTTGGACTTTTTGGCAGTAGCCTAGTAAAAGCACAGGATAATTTAACTTATCAGCAACCACCTGCCAGTATCCAGGAATTATTGGAGGCTCCCAATACGCCGGTCGCACGGATCAATAAAAGTGGTAGTCAGTTATTGTTATTACAGTCTCCAGATTATCCAACTCTTGAACAGGTAGCGCAGCCTATTCTCGGTTTGGCAGGGCTACGATTAAACCCACTCAACAATTCTTCTGCTGTTAGTACAACCTATACTTCTTTATCTATACAAGATGTTAAATCGACAGCAGGTACGACATTTACAGGGATGCCTAAAGACCCGCAGATAGGTAATATAACATGGAGCCCGAATGAAAAATATATCGCTTTCAGTAATGCTACTAAGGACGGGGTAGAACTATGGCTTGCAGATGTAGCACGCCTCCAGGCAAGAAAGCTTGTAGATAACTTTTTGAACGATGCTTATGGACAAACGTTGCAATGGGCGCCAGATGGTAACAGTATTCTCGCTCAATTTGTTCCTTCAGCAAGAGGGGAAAAGCCAGCAGAGAATCCGATCCCAACAGGCCCTATTGTGCAGGAGAATTTAGGGAAAACCGCTCCTTCAAGAACCTATCAGAACTTGTTGAAGAATCCTTATGACGAGCAGCTGATGGATTATCATCTTACTTCTCAGCTATATAAAGTATCCTTAAGTGGAGAAATGCAATTATTGGGTTCGCCTGCAATCTATCGGAATGTTGCATATTCTCCAGATGGTAAATATCTGCTCTTACAGAAGGTAGAAAGACCCTATTCTTATTTAGTGCCTATCTATTCCTTCCCTTTTCAGACAAGCATTTGCAAGGCCAATGGAGAGGAAGTCAAAGTGCTCGCTAAATCGCCTTTAGCAGAGAATCTACCTACCGGCTTTGATGCGGTTATTGATGGGCCACGCAATTACGCTTGGCGATCCGATAAGCCCGCTACACTATATTGGGTAGAGGCACAGGATGGAGGTGATCCCGGTAAGAACGTCGCTATTCGTGATATTGTTTATACCCTTAAAGCGCCCTTTATTGCAGAACCTGAGAAAATAATGGAAACGGGTTTGCGTTACAGTGGTTTAACTTGGGGTAACGATAATTACGCAGTTTTGCATGAACGTTGGTTAAAAGATCGTAGTGAAAAAATGACACTTATCAATCCTGATAGGAAGCAGACTGTTAAAGTCATCGCCGATAGGTCATCGGAAGATGCCTATACCGATCCGGGAGATTTCGTGAAGGTCGACGGTAAGCTGAATCAACCAGTCTTGTTATTTGACAAGGGTCGTGAGCCGATTGTTTTCACTATCGGAACAGGCGCCTCGCCAGAGGGCGACCGGCCATTTTTATTGAAATGGAACCTGATTTCCGGGGCGCAGGATACGCTTTTTAAATCTAAGGCTCCATATTATGAAGAACCTATGTTTTTTAATAATAAAGGCGAGGTTTATATTTCGCGCGAATCGGTTGAGGATGCACCAAATCTGTTTCGGATAGATTTAAAAAGCGGGAACGGCATGTCGTTAACGTCTTTTCCCGATCCATACCCTAGTCTTAAGGGTGTGACAAAACAGCAACTATCATACCCACGTAAGGACGGGATAAAACTCACTGCTACTTTATATCTTCCAAAAGGATATACCAAAGAGCAAGGTCCCCTCCCTGTACTTATGTGGGCCTATCCGAGAGAGTTTAAAAGTTTAGCGGCAGCGGGGCAGGTAAAAGGCTCTCCTTACCGTTTTACGAGGTTAGCTTTCCGTTCACCAGTGTATTGGGTAACCCGAGGGTATGCTATTTTGGACCAAACAGATATGCCTATAGTAGGTGAAGGAGAGGAAGAACCGAATGATACCTTTGTTGAGCAAGTACAGGAAAATGCGCGTGCGGTTATAGACTATGTGGTAGATATGGGCATTGCCGACAGAAAGCGTATTGCCGTAGGAGGGCATTCCTACGGTGCATTTATGACGGCTAATCTATTGGCGCATACTGACCTGTTTGCCGCAGGTTTGGCGCGTAGCGGAGCATATAACAGAACCTTAACGCCTTTTGGTTTCCAGTATGAAGAGCGTACATATTGGGAGGCACCAGAAGTATATTATCAGATGTCGCCTTTTAGTTTTGCGAATAAAATAAAAACACCTTTATTGATGACTCATGGTATAGATGATGAAAACTCTGGTACTTTTCCTATCCAGAGTGAAAGATTATATAATGCTATCAAGGGACATGGAGGAACCGTAAGGTTAGTACTTCTTCCAAAAGAATTTCATGGATATCGCGCGAAAGAATCGATTATGCATACGTTTTGGGAGATGGATACATGGTTGGAAAAATATGTTAAAAATAGAGACAATTGA
- a CDS encoding SAM-dependent methyltransferase: MKAFEDLINGSLTEGTFVKLSLGNYHGAEEHLKHVYVREILLKREVKLAFTYRYKTRDIVKNYDKHEGVGLILDYLNNGFKSATLFTTEKDTIWVTKRSGTVFLRNQVPTFRERPALAHDREKHRALAGPTLRPYLHDLNITDHTGKVYKNAQDKYKQINHFVELLKPLLAEVNPKSIKKVVDMGSGKGYLTFALYDYLHHVLQLNVEVSGVEFRSNLVDLCNNIARKSEFSGLHFVEGTIADYQAGQIDLLMALHACDTATDDAIYQGVRSNAKLIVVAPCCHKQIRREMEQHTVHQSIQTLTRFGIFLERQAEMLTDAIRALILEYHGYKTKVFEFVSDAHTPKNVLVVGIRSKDLAVQEREEIRARLQALKTHFGIGQHYLETRFKL; this comes from the coding sequence TTGAAAGCATTTGAAGATCTAATAAACGGCAGTTTAACGGAGGGGACGTTTGTCAAACTATCGCTCGGCAATTATCACGGAGCGGAAGAGCATTTGAAGCACGTATATGTACGAGAGATTCTTTTAAAGCGAGAAGTTAAATTGGCGTTCACTTACCGATATAAAACACGTGATATTGTAAAGAATTATGATAAGCATGAAGGCGTAGGTTTAATACTTGATTATTTAAACAACGGTTTCAAATCAGCTACCTTGTTTACTACAGAGAAAGACACCATATGGGTAACTAAACGTTCGGGTACTGTTTTTTTACGCAATCAGGTTCCTACTTTTCGAGAACGTCCTGCCTTAGCTCATGACCGCGAAAAGCATAGGGCATTAGCTGGTCCGACGCTGCGTCCTTATTTACATGACCTCAATATCACAGATCATACAGGTAAGGTATATAAAAATGCACAGGATAAATATAAACAGATTAACCACTTCGTGGAACTTCTAAAACCTTTGCTCGCAGAAGTCAATCCCAAATCAATAAAAAAGGTTGTTGACATGGGGTCGGGCAAAGGATATTTAACCTTCGCTTTATACGATTATTTACATCATGTATTGCAGTTGAATGTAGAGGTAAGCGGTGTAGAGTTTCGTAGCAACCTCGTAGATTTATGTAATAATATCGCACGTAAATCTGAATTTTCCGGATTACATTTTGTCGAGGGAACGATAGCTGATTACCAAGCGGGACAGATAGATTTACTGATGGCATTACATGCTTGTGACACCGCCACTGACGATGCTATTTATCAAGGCGTGCGTTCCAATGCGAAACTTATTGTCGTGGCGCCCTGCTGCCATAAACAGATTCGTAGAGAAATGGAACAACACACTGTTCACCAATCCATACAGACATTAACGAGGTTTGGCATTTTTCTTGAAAGACAGGCTGAAATGTTGACAGATGCAATTAGGGCATTAATTTTGGAATATCATGGATATAAAACCAAAGTTTTTGAGTTTGTTTCAGATGCTCACACACCTAAAAATGTTTTGGTTGTAGGTATAAGATCCAAGGATTTAGCGGTGCAGGAACGGGAAGAAATACGAGCTCGACTACAAGCATTAAAAACACATTTCGGTATCGGTCAACATTATCTTGAAACACGCTTTAAGTTGTAG